In Bacillota bacterium, the following proteins share a genomic window:
- the yyaC gene encoding spore protease YyaC — MKRWHQAVATLFSRPVPAQEEKYGFHTDDPFCVPKLVRVLIRYFEIYNPGQERPTVVICIGTDRSTGDSLGPLVGSKLKDITRGVLHVYGTLDEPVHATNLNETLEAIAEKYKDPFVIAIDACLGRLESVGYISLGVGPLKPGAGVKKDLPPIGNIHLTGIVNVGGYMEFLVLQNTRLSLVMKMANQIASSLFFCSYKIGNLSTARA, encoded by the coding sequence ATGAAACGCTGGCATCAAGCAGTAGCTACCCTTTTCTCCAGGCCTGTGCCCGCTCAGGAAGAAAAATATGGTTTTCATACCGATGATCCTTTTTGTGTTCCAAAATTAGTTCGGGTGCTCATCCGTTATTTTGAGATCTACAACCCGGGACAGGAACGGCCAACGGTGGTTATCTGTATTGGAACTGACCGCTCTACGGGAGATAGCCTCGGACCGCTGGTTGGTTCCAAATTGAAAGACATTACCCGGGGAGTGCTACATGTCTACGGTACCCTGGACGAGCCGGTTCACGCCACTAATCTTAATGAAACACTGGAAGCAATTGCTGAAAAATATAAAGATCCCTTCGTGATCGCAATCGATGCCTGCCTCGGCCGTCTCGAAAGTGTAGGTTATATTTCTTTAGGCGTCGGTCCACTCAAGCCTGGGGCTGGGGTAAAAAAAGATCTGCCCCCCATTGGGAACATTCATTTGACGGGCATCGTTAATGTGGGTGGGTATATGGAGTTTCTGGTTCTTCAGAACACTCGCCTTAGTCTGGTCATGAAGATGGCCAACCAGATCGCCAGCAGTCTTTTCTTTTGCAGCTATAAAATAGGAAACTTATCCACAGCAAGAGCTTAA